A region of the Microcystis aeruginosa FD4 genome:
GCTGTTATTCGATAAGACTGCAGCTAACTGCTTTGCATGGGTTTTTAGTTGCGTTATTACTTTCAAGTCGGGAGTAACTGATCAGCTGTTGACCATCTAAATTACTCGTTAAGACTGCCTGAAGGCAGGGACCAGGGGGTCCAGGAGTTGGGAGTTTGGGCATTTCTACTAAAATTACCAATACGCAGTTTAAATGCAGTACAGCTTAACCGACTCCCTAACCCCCATCACCTTTTTACTTTTTACTTTGATAAAAAGGTTTTTTGACTACGGTAGCGGGGTAGGTGGTGCCGCGGATTTCCACTTCGATCGCCTGTCCGATCGAGGCGAAAGCTGTGGGAAGATAGGCTAAAGCGATCGCTGTGTTTAAAGTTGGTGATAAAGTGCCACTGGTGACTTTACCCACCACTTCCCCAGCGAATACTACTGGATAATCGTGACGGGCGATATGTTTGCCGGACATCTGCAATCCCAGCAAGAGCCGATTCACACCATTAAGTTTTTGGTCTTCAAGGACATCACGACCGATAAAATCGCCTTTTTCTGGTAGATGAACCAACCAATTTAGGCCAGCCTCTAGGGGAGTCGTGCTATCGTCGATATCCTGTCCATAAAGGGCTAAAGCTGCCTCTAAACGCAGGGTATCCCGCGCCCCTAAACCGCAGGGAGTCACCCCTAAATTTAAAAATTCTGTCCAAAGTTGCTGTCCGATTTCAGGAGGGGCCATAATTTCAAAACCATCTTCTCCCGTGTAACCGGTCCTAGCGATAAAAACTTTTTCCCCGAAAAGCTGGCTTT
Encoded here:
- the gcvT gene encoding glycine cleavage system aminomethyltransferase GcvT; the encoded protein is MANQEATSPAIRTPLYELIAQQTSKFTPFAGWEMPIQFSGLKIEHNAVRNGVGMFDISHMGKFILTGDNLVQSLQTLVPSNLARLSAGKAQYSVLLNADGGIIDDIIFYYQSESQGVLIVNAATTDKDREWILGNLEGSGVKLKDLSRERVLIALQGPKAATILQPLIGEKLSDFGLFNHWESQLFGEKVFIARTGYTGEDGFEIMAPPEIGQQLWTEFLNLGVTPCGLGARDTLRLEAALALYGQDIDDSTTPLEAGLNWLVHLPEKGDFIGRDVLEDQKLNGVNRLLLGLQMSGKHIARHDYPVVFAGEVVGKVTSGTLSPTLNTAIALAYLPTAFASIGQAIEVEIRGTTYPATVVKKPFYQSKK